In Capsicum annuum cultivar UCD-10X-F1 chromosome 11, UCD10Xv1.1, whole genome shotgun sequence, one genomic interval encodes:
- the LOC107847829 gene encoding sphingosine-1-phosphate lyase isoform X2, which produces MEFRIPAWVNQYRVSANSLLSEYDPLTLLLAPLFSLLLARILQSIFLVFHERGLKATVISFFMSAIKLVPGVKKYIDSEKQKIVDKLQGSSNRDGWRTELPKSGLGDKVLVQMKDEKQKDVSWQGKCSGTVYIGGNENEGHFSLINEACCMFAHTNPLHLSVFPSVVRFEAEVVAMTAAILGSKEKASGGQICGNMTSGGTESILLAVKSSRDYMKAKKGITKPEMIIPVSAHSAYDKAAQYFKIKLWRVPVDKEFRADVKAIKRHINKNTVMIVGSAPGFPHGIIDPIEKLGDLATSYQICLHVDLCLGGFVLPFACKLGYPVPPFDFTVQGVTSISVDVHKYGLAPKGTSVVLYRNREIRKNQFVAVTEWTGGLYVSPTIAGSRPGGLIAGAWAAMISLGSEGYLENTKEIMEASKRIQKGIHDIPELFVVGRPDMSIIAFGSDVVDIFEVNDVLSSKGWHLNALQRPNSVHICVTLQHVPVVQIFLKDLRDSVQTVKENPGPVNGGFAPIYGAAGKIPDRVMVQDLLVEYIDRSC; this is translated from the exons ATGGAGTTTCGGATTCCAGCATGGGTGAATCAGTACAGAGTTTCAGCAAATTCCCTTTTATCTGAATATGACCCATTAACTCTACTACTTgctcctctcttttctcttctattgGCTCGAATTCTTCAATCCATCTTCCTTGTTTTTCACGAACGAGGACTCAAAGCCACGGTTATTAGCTTCTTTATGAGCGCCATCAA GTTGGTCCCTGGTGTTAAAAAGTACATTGACTCTGAGAAGCAGAAG ATAGTGGATAAGTTGCAAGGTTCTAGTAATAGAGATGGATGGAGAACTGAGTTGCCGAAGTCAGGTTTAGGTGATAAAGTCCTAGTGCAAATGAAAGATGAGAAACAAAAAGATGTGAGCTGGCAGGGCAAATGTTCGGGTACCGT CTATattggcggaaatgagaatgagGGACATTTTTCATTGATAAACGAGGCATGTTGCAT GTTTGCTCATACCAATCCTCTACATCTGAGTGTATTCCCAAGTGTTGTTAGATTTGAAGCAGAAGTGGTTGCGATGACAGCTGCAATTCTTGGTAGTAAGGAAAAGGCTTCTGGAGGACAAATTTGTGGCAATATGACATCAGGGGGGACTGAAAGTATATTATTAGCAGTCAAATCATCACGTGACTATATGAAAGCCAAGAAAGGAATCACTAAACCAGAAAT GATAATACCAGTTTCTGCACACTCAGCATATGACAAGGCTGCACAATATTTCAAGATCAAGTTGTGGCGTGTCCCTGTTGATAAAGAATTTCGAGCAGATGTTAAAGCTATTAAGCGACATATTAACAAAAACACTGTAATG ATTGTTGGATCGGCACCTGGTTTCCCCCATGGCATAATTGATCCAATTGAG AAGCTTGGTGATTTGGCTACTAGCTACCAAATTTGTTTGCATGTTGACCTTTGTCTTGGGGGCTTTGTCTTACCATTTGCTTGTAAACTGGG TTACCCGGTACCTCCATTTGATTTCACTGTTCAAGGAGTAACCTCAATCTCGGTAGATGTACACAAATATGGGCTGGCCCCAAAAGGAACAAGTGTTGTTCTGTACAGAAATCGTGAAATAAGGAAG AATCAATTTGTTGCTG TCACTGAGTGGACTGGTGGGCTTTATGTTTCTCCAACAATTGCTGGAAGCAGGCCTGGAGGTCTGATAGCCGGGGCTTGGGCAGCAATGATATCTTTAGGCTCCGAAG GGTACTTGGAAAACACCAAGGAGATCATGGAGGCATCAAAAAGAATTCAGAAAGG GATACATGACATTCCAGAACTGTTCGTGGTTGGAAGGCCTGATATGAGCATTATTGCTTTTGGATCTGACGTTGTAGACATATTTGAAGTCAATGATGTACTTTCGTCCAAAGGCTGGCATTTAAATGCATTGCAGAGACCTAATAG TGTTCATATTTGTGTGACGCTTCAACATGTACCAGTAGTCCAGATTTTTCTAAAGGATCTAAGAGATTCCGTGCAGACT GTGAAAGAAAATCCAGGTCCAGTTAATGGAGGGTTTGCTCCAATCTACGGTGCCGCAGGGAAGATTCCAGATAGAGTTATGGTTCAAGATCTGTTGGTCGAATATATTGACAGGTCGTGCTAG
- the LOC107847829 gene encoding sphingosine-1-phosphate lyase isoform X1: MEFRIPAWVNQYRVSANSLLSEYDPLTLLLAPLFSLLLARILQSIFLVFHERGLKATVISFFMSAIKLVPGVKKYIDSEKQKIVDKLQGSSNRDGWRTELPKSGLGDKVLVQMKDEKQKDVSWQGKCSGTVYIGGNENEGHFSLINEACCMFAHTNPLHLSVFPSVVRFEAEVVAMTAAILGSKEKASGGQICGNMTSGGTESILLAVKSSRDYMKAKKGITKPEMIIPVSAHSAYDKAAQYFKIKLWRVPVDKEFRADVKAIKRHINKNTVMIVGSAPGFPHGIIDPIEKLGDLATSYQICLHVDLCLGGFVLPFACKLGYPVPPFDFTVQGVTSISVDVHKYGLAPKGTSVVLYRNREIRKNQFVAVTEWTGGLYVSPTIAGSRPGGLIAGAWAAMISLGSEGYLENTKEIMEASKRIQKGIHDIPELFVVGRPDMSIIAFGSDVVDIFEVNDVLSSKGWHLNALQRPNSVHICVTLQHVPVVQIFLKDLRDSVQTQVKENPGPVNGGFAPIYGAAGKIPDRVMVQDLLVEYIDRSC, from the exons ATGGAGTTTCGGATTCCAGCATGGGTGAATCAGTACAGAGTTTCAGCAAATTCCCTTTTATCTGAATATGACCCATTAACTCTACTACTTgctcctctcttttctcttctattgGCTCGAATTCTTCAATCCATCTTCCTTGTTTTTCACGAACGAGGACTCAAAGCCACGGTTATTAGCTTCTTTATGAGCGCCATCAA GTTGGTCCCTGGTGTTAAAAAGTACATTGACTCTGAGAAGCAGAAG ATAGTGGATAAGTTGCAAGGTTCTAGTAATAGAGATGGATGGAGAACTGAGTTGCCGAAGTCAGGTTTAGGTGATAAAGTCCTAGTGCAAATGAAAGATGAGAAACAAAAAGATGTGAGCTGGCAGGGCAAATGTTCGGGTACCGT CTATattggcggaaatgagaatgagGGACATTTTTCATTGATAAACGAGGCATGTTGCAT GTTTGCTCATACCAATCCTCTACATCTGAGTGTATTCCCAAGTGTTGTTAGATTTGAAGCAGAAGTGGTTGCGATGACAGCTGCAATTCTTGGTAGTAAGGAAAAGGCTTCTGGAGGACAAATTTGTGGCAATATGACATCAGGGGGGACTGAAAGTATATTATTAGCAGTCAAATCATCACGTGACTATATGAAAGCCAAGAAAGGAATCACTAAACCAGAAAT GATAATACCAGTTTCTGCACACTCAGCATATGACAAGGCTGCACAATATTTCAAGATCAAGTTGTGGCGTGTCCCTGTTGATAAAGAATTTCGAGCAGATGTTAAAGCTATTAAGCGACATATTAACAAAAACACTGTAATG ATTGTTGGATCGGCACCTGGTTTCCCCCATGGCATAATTGATCCAATTGAG AAGCTTGGTGATTTGGCTACTAGCTACCAAATTTGTTTGCATGTTGACCTTTGTCTTGGGGGCTTTGTCTTACCATTTGCTTGTAAACTGGG TTACCCGGTACCTCCATTTGATTTCACTGTTCAAGGAGTAACCTCAATCTCGGTAGATGTACACAAATATGGGCTGGCCCCAAAAGGAACAAGTGTTGTTCTGTACAGAAATCGTGAAATAAGGAAG AATCAATTTGTTGCTG TCACTGAGTGGACTGGTGGGCTTTATGTTTCTCCAACAATTGCTGGAAGCAGGCCTGGAGGTCTGATAGCCGGGGCTTGGGCAGCAATGATATCTTTAGGCTCCGAAG GGTACTTGGAAAACACCAAGGAGATCATGGAGGCATCAAAAAGAATTCAGAAAGG GATACATGACATTCCAGAACTGTTCGTGGTTGGAAGGCCTGATATGAGCATTATTGCTTTTGGATCTGACGTTGTAGACATATTTGAAGTCAATGATGTACTTTCGTCCAAAGGCTGGCATTTAAATGCATTGCAGAGACCTAATAG TGTTCATATTTGTGTGACGCTTCAACATGTACCAGTAGTCCAGATTTTTCTAAAGGATCTAAGAGATTCCGTGCAGACT CAGGTGAAAGAAAATCCAGGTCCAGTTAATGGAGGGTTTGCTCCAATCTACGGTGCCGCAGGGAAGATTCCAGATAGAGTTATGGTTCAAGATCTGTTGGTCGAATATATTGACAGGTCGTGCTAG